Below is a window of Coleofasciculus sp. FACHB-T130 DNA.
ATCCGCATACGGTAGAAGTGGATGGGCGCAAAGTCACGGCTGACAAGATTTTAATCGCCGTGGGTGGGGAAGCCATCAAGCCGAATTTACCAGGGATGGAACACACCATCACTTCCCGCGAGATATTTCTCCTCAAGGAACAGCCGAAGCACATCGTCATTATTGGCGCTGGCTATATTGCTGTGGAATTCGCTTGTATTATGCACGGACTGGGATCGAAAGTCAGTTTGTTGCTTCGCGGCGATCGCATTCTCAAAGGTTTTGATGACGATATTCGCATTGGCATTCAAGATGCGATGACGCATCACGGCATCAACATTATCACCAATGTTACCGGGAAAGGTGTTGAGCAAACCTCAGAGGGTCTGAAGGTTGCTTTTACCGAAAAAGGCAAAGACGCGGATACAACCCTCACCGCAGACCAAATTCTAGTCGCCATCGGTCGCGCACCTTTGTTAGGAAAACTTGGTTTGGTGAATGCGGGCGTTAAAGTTGTTAATTGTGAAGACGAAGATTTACCCAGATTGCACGGGTACAGCGTCAACTGTGCCATCGAAGTCGATGAATACAGCCGCACCAACCAGCCGAATATTTTCGCTGTAGGCGATTGCACCAACCGGATCAATTTAACCCCCGTCGCCATTGGCGAAGGTCGCGCTTTTGCTGATACTGAATTTGGCAACAATCGCCGGGTGTTTAATCACGAAAATGTTGCTTCCGCCGTATTCACTCAGCCAGAAGCCGCTACGGTGGGAATCAGCGAAGCCGATGCGCGGAAAAAGTTGGGCGATGACAACGTGCAAATTTATCGCGCCCGATTCCGTCCTCTGTTCCACAGTCTCACCGGCGCGGATGAGAAAGTCATGGTCAAGTTAGTCATTGACAAAAATACTGATCGCGTGCTGGGCGCTCACATGGTAGGCGAGTATTCAGCTGAGGTGATTCAAGGAATCGCGATCGCAGTCAATATGGGAGCCACCAAAAAAGACTTCGACGCCACCGTTGGCATTCATCCTTCCACCGCCGAAGAGTTCGTCACTCTGCGATAAATTACGCTTACTTGTGATTTTGTTAACCCGCTTCTAAAGCCTTTTTAGGGCGGGTTTTTGGGTAGCACTCGGTTGGCATCCTCCAAGCGCAGATCCTCGTCATCAAGAGTAGTGCGATCGCTCTTTTTTCTCATTTTCTCGATAGATGCGATCGCACTTTCTCTAGTGATTCACCGCATAGATGCGCTGCTTGCCTTTGAACCTTTTCCCTAGATGCCCAGTCTAAAGCATTAGAAATCCAACAGTGGTAAGAGAGAGCCAATCGGTGTCAGCTGTACCAATCAATGCGCTAATGGGCGATCAAGCCAAAGAAAAACCCGATCTCGACACCGATGCTTACTTGGTAAAGCGGTGTCAAGAAGGCAACAAGCAGAGCTTTCGGCAACTCTACCAGCGCCATCAGCAGCGTGTCAGATCGACTCTTTACCAACTCTGCGGTACCTCATGCTTAGATGATTTGGTGCAAGAAGTATTCTTACGCGCTTGGAAGGGATTACCAAAGTTGCGGGAAACCGCCCATTTTTCGACTTGGCTTTATCGGATTAGCTGGAATGTCGCGTCAGATCGACGGCGACAATTTGCTGTAGAAACCCGAAATTTCGCGTCTTTACAACAAAGCGCTACCAATGCCTTGCCAAGTCAACAAGAATCTCCCACTCTGATGCACTTACATTATGAAGATTTAGTGCAGCGCGGACTGCAACAGCTAAGTTTCGAGCATCGCGCCGTACTGGTTCTGCACGACTTAGAAGACGTTCCGCAAAAAGAGATTGCAAATATCTTGTCGATTCCAGTTGGCACAGTAAAATCGCGGCTCTTTCATGCTAGAACCTCCATGAGGCAATTTCTCCAGAAGCAAGGAGTCCAACTATGACTCAGTTCCCCGATGATGACAAACCCCTAGTAGAGTTTCTGCGCCAACACCGGGGTTATGTTCCCCCATCTGCACCCGATTTAGAGAGCCAGATTATGCAAGCAGTAGCATCTGCGCCTTCACAGCCGCAATGGCGGCGACAGAGGTGGATTTTACCTTCTGCCCTTGTTGCTAGTCTGTTAGTTAGCTGGGCAGGATACCGCGTGCTGGTGCCTAACACTGCATCGACTGCATCCACAAACACCGCCGAACTGGAAGCATTTCTGGCGACGAACTGGGATAGTGTTGTCGCGGGTGAAACGCCCGCGTCGTCGAGCAGCCAAGATGCAGAAGCTGATTGGTTGCTCTCAGAAAATTAGCTTTTTTAGGGAATCGGTAATGGTCAGTTATCTTTAATCAGCTCATTGCGACTACCTCATCAAGAATGGCTAATTGCGTCTTAACGAATTACTAATTACTAATTACTACTAACGACGGAGATTGTTTTCATGTCCCTAAATCGTATTTCTCTGTTAGCGGTTCTCATACTATCTATAGGGAGTGCGGTTGCTCTTGCCGATCCGAATCCCCAATCTTCTCAAACAATTGCCCAAAATTCGCCGGGTGCCCGTCCTCAAAGAGGCAACAAGGATGGACTCCTTCAGCAACTCAATCTTACCCCACAGC
It encodes the following:
- a CDS encoding sigma-70 family RNA polymerase sigma factor — translated: MGDQAKEKPDLDTDAYLVKRCQEGNKQSFRQLYQRHQQRVRSTLYQLCGTSCLDDLVQEVFLRAWKGLPKLRETAHFSTWLYRISWNVASDRRRQFAVETRNFASLQQSATNALPSQQESPTLMHLHYEDLVQRGLQQLSFEHRAVLVLHDLEDVPQKEIANILSIPVGTVKSRLFHARTSMRQFLQKQGVQL
- the gor gene encoding glutathione-disulfide reductase, which translates into the protein MAFDYDLFVIGAGSGGLAASKRAASYGAKVAIAEGDLVGGTCVIRGCIPKKLMVYASKFSHLFEDAAGYGWTVGERSLNWEHLITTVDKEVHRLSQLHIGFLEKAGVELIKSRATLLDPHTVEVDGRKVTADKILIAVGGEAIKPNLPGMEHTITSREIFLLKEQPKHIVIIGAGYIAVEFACIMHGLGSKVSLLLRGDRILKGFDDDIRIGIQDAMTHHGINIITNVTGKGVEQTSEGLKVAFTEKGKDADTTLTADQILVAIGRAPLLGKLGLVNAGVKVVNCEDEDLPRLHGYSVNCAIEVDEYSRTNQPNIFAVGDCTNRINLTPVAIGEGRAFADTEFGNNRRVFNHENVASAVFTQPEAATVGISEADARKKLGDDNVQIYRARFRPLFHSLTGADEKVMVKLVIDKNTDRVLGAHMVGEYSAEVIQGIAIAVNMGATKKDFDATVGIHPSTAEEFVTLR